One Desulfurella amilsii genomic region harbors:
- a CDS encoding DUF805 domain-containing protein codes for MLEYYLLAFKNYINFEGKATRKEFWYFHLVNFIIIATLLLLSYLIIPYLVGLYWLYSLAIVVPNVSLFVRRLHDIGKSGWYWLLLLIPVANIVVWLIVGLTESKTMEEIV; via the coding sequence ATGTTAGAATACTATCTTTTGGCTTTTAAAAACTACATAAACTTTGAAGGCAAGGCAACAAGAAAAGAATTTTGGTATTTTCATTTAGTTAACTTTATTATCATAGCAACACTTTTATTATTGAGTTATTTAATTATCCCTTATTTAGTAGGTTTATATTGGCTTTATTCGCTGGCTATTGTTGTGCCAAATGTTAGTTTGTTTGTAAGACGCTTGCACGATATAGGCAAAAGCGGTTGGTATTGGCTTTTGTTGCTGATACCTGTTGCAAATATTGTTGTGTGGCTGATTGTGGGACTAACAGAAAGCAAAACTATGGAGGAAATAGTATGA
- the dut gene encoding dUTP diphosphatase, producing the protein MTIFFKKLNPTAILPDYQTQGSSGMDLRSIETLDLGINEIKLVSTGLAVEIPQGFEGQIRPRSGLALKGVTVLNTPGTIDSDYRGEIKIILANFGKEYFHIQKGDRIAQLVIVPVVKVYVAETKEFNYTERGSNGFGSTGVK; encoded by the coding sequence ATAACAATTTTCTTTAAAAAACTTAACCCTACTGCAATCTTACCTGATTATCAGACACAAGGATCATCAGGTATGGATTTGCGTTCAATAGAAACGCTTGATTTAGGCATAAACGAAATAAAGCTTGTATCAACAGGTCTTGCAGTAGAAATACCGCAGGGTTTTGAGGGTCAAATTAGACCACGAAGCGGACTTGCGCTAAAAGGTGTTACTGTTTTAAATACTCCCGGCACGATAGACTCAGATTATCGTGGAGAAATCAAAATTATTCTTGCAAACTTCGGCAAAGAATATTTTCACATACAAAAAGGCGACAGAATAGCACAGCTTGTAATTGTGCCTGTTGTAAAAGTATATGTAGCAGAAACTAAAGAATTTAATTATACAGAAAGAGGTAGTAATGGTTTTGGAAGCACAGGCGTTAAATAA